A stretch of the Massilia varians genome encodes the following:
- a CDS encoding group III truncated hemoglobin produces MYHPLNRQSIATLVRDFYADVRRDSLLQPVFDGAIGAGWEAHLERMVDFWCSVMLSSSEFKGNVYGKHMALQGIEAEHFRRWLGRFEAHARRLFEPDTAGAFLAAARRIAASLQYGYFGRVEVA; encoded by the coding sequence ATGTATCACCCACTGAACCGCCAATCGATCGCCACCCTGGTCAGGGATTTTTATGCCGATGTCCGGCGCGACAGCCTGTTGCAGCCGGTATTCGACGGCGCCATCGGCGCCGGCTGGGAAGCTCACCTCGAACGCATGGTCGACTTCTGGTGCTCGGTGATGCTCTCCAGCAGCGAGTTCAAGGGCAATGTGTACGGCAAGCACATGGCCCTGCAAGGGATCGAGGCCGAGCACTTCCGCCGCTGGCTCGGCCGGTTCGAGGCGCATGCGCGGCGCCTGTTCGAGCCGGACACCGCCGGCGCCTTCCTGGCGGCGGCGCGGCGCATCGCCGCCAGCCTCCAGTACGGGTATTTCGGCCGCGTCGAGGTGGCCTGA
- a CDS encoding LysR family transcriptional regulator, translating to MTDRFEEMRVFAAVVEAGGFTAAAGRLGMSKAAVSRHVAELEERLGVRLLHRTTRRLSSTAEGELFHARCRELLDRLEEAEAELGSGNSTAQGVVRANVPLSFGLLHLAPLWPRLLERHPGLELDITLSDRVADLVDEGYDLAVRIGQLSASSLVSRPLASTRLVACAAPAYLAAHGAPARPAELARHAVIGYSLFAAGDTWSFSGPGGEEAVKVQPRMRANNGDTCRAAALAGQGIILQPSFMVGADLAEGALVEVMPGWRSIALGIHAVYPSP from the coding sequence ATGACCGACCGGTTCGAGGAAATGCGGGTGTTCGCGGCCGTGGTGGAGGCGGGCGGCTTCACGGCGGCGGCAGGAAGGCTCGGCATGTCGAAGGCGGCGGTGTCGCGCCACGTGGCCGAGCTCGAGGAACGGCTCGGCGTGCGCCTGCTGCACCGGACCACGCGCCGCTTGTCGAGCACCGCGGAAGGCGAGCTGTTCCACGCGCGCTGCCGCGAACTGCTGGACCGGCTCGAGGAAGCGGAAGCCGAACTTGGCTCCGGCAACAGCACGGCCCAGGGCGTGGTCCGGGCCAACGTGCCGCTCAGTTTCGGCCTGCTGCACCTGGCGCCGCTGTGGCCGCGCCTGCTCGAGCGCCATCCCGGGCTGGAACTCGACATCACCCTGTCGGACCGGGTGGCCGACCTGGTGGACGAGGGTTACGACCTGGCCGTGCGCATCGGCCAGCTGTCCGCGTCCTCGCTGGTGAGCCGGCCGCTCGCCTCGACCCGGCTGGTGGCCTGCGCCGCGCCGGCCTACCTGGCCGCCCACGGCGCCCCGGCACGCCCGGCCGAGCTGGCGCGCCATGCCGTGATCGGCTACAGCCTGTTCGCGGCCGGCGACACCTGGAGCTTTTCCGGCCCCGGCGGCGAGGAGGCGGTGAAGGTGCAGCCGCGCATGCGCGCCAACAATGGCGACACCTGCCGCGCCGCCGCCCTGGCCGGCCAGGGCATCATCCTCCAGCCCAGCTTCATGGTCGGCGCCGACCTGGCCGAGGGCGCTCTGGTGGAAGTGATGCCGGGCTGGCGCTCGATCGCGCTGGGCATCCATGCGGTCTATCCTTCCCCGTAA
- a CDS encoding universal stress protein, with protein MFLERVCIATDGSDLAVRAAQMGALLARSGAGRIVAVAVAQPHFHLPESGAAAPGSQAVQAEFARARQAAQAHVDTVLEIARQAGVSCDAETPLASAPGPDIVRLAEEHGCDLIVMGTHGPNDANRRLMGSVAQYVLANSAIPVLLLRDPREASQPDFIEGVAS; from the coding sequence ATGTTCCTCGAACGCGTCTGTATCGCCACCGATGGGTCGGACCTGGCCGTCCGCGCCGCCCAGATGGGCGCCCTGCTGGCGCGCTCCGGCGCCGGACGCATCGTCGCGGTCGCGGTGGCGCAACCGCATTTCCACCTGCCGGAGAGCGGCGCCGCCGCACCAGGCAGCCAGGCCGTGCAGGCGGAGTTCGCCCGCGCCCGCCAGGCCGCCCAGGCCCACGTCGACACGGTGCTGGAGATCGCCCGCCAGGCCGGCGTCAGCTGCGACGCCGAGACGCCGCTGGCCTCGGCGCCCGGCCCCGACATCGTCCGGCTGGCGGAAGAACATGGATGCGACCTCATCGTGATGGGCACGCACGGACCGAACGACGCCAACCGCCGCCTGATGGGCAGCGTGGCGCAGTACGTGCTGGCCAATTCCGCCATTCCCGTGCTCCTGTTGCGCGACCCGCGCGAAGCCTCGCAGCCCGACTTCATCGAGGGTGTCGCGTCCTGA
- a CDS encoding DoxX family protein, which translates to MQTANVVGPRSMDDEGKLLLRAALALILLFHGFSKLAGGIGPIVGMVQGAGLPAVFAYGVYIGEVVAPLLILVGLFTRAAALVVVINMIVAILLAHTAQFFTLNETGGWALELQGMFIAAALAVALLGAGRYSLGGTAGRFN; encoded by the coding sequence ATGCAAACCGCAAATGTTGTCGGACCCCGCAGCATGGACGACGAAGGCAAGCTGCTGCTGCGCGCGGCGCTCGCGCTCATCCTGCTGTTCCATGGCTTTTCCAAGCTGGCCGGCGGGATCGGCCCGATCGTCGGCATGGTGCAGGGCGCCGGCCTGCCGGCGGTCTTCGCCTATGGCGTCTACATCGGCGAAGTGGTGGCGCCGCTCCTGATCCTGGTCGGACTGTTCACCCGCGCCGCCGCGCTGGTGGTGGTGATCAACATGATCGTGGCGATCCTGCTGGCCCATACCGCGCAGTTCTTCACGCTCAACGAGACCGGCGGCTGGGCGCTCGAGCTGCAGGGCATGTTCATCGCCGCGGCGCTGGCCGTTGCGCTGCTGGGCGCCGGCCGCTACAGCCTGGGCGGCACGGCAGGACGCTTCAACTGA
- a CDS encoding peptidoglycan D,D-transpeptidase FtsI family protein → MADPARVATGRGHAFSTNPVLESRLPAWRSRLLLAVLFAAFATLAGRAVWLQLWSDDFLQKQGAARYARTLELPATRGRILDRNGEVLALSLPARAVWAIPAEARGAPPAQLDELARQLGLSRAEIDAKLDSRRGFVYLKRQVDMATAGRVEALGIAGIHSRKESKRHYPHGSLTAHVVGFNDVEDRGQEGIELAHQASLGGTVGSRRVIRDRLGRIAEDAGGRLPARDGRDLALSIDGRIQHAARSHLKAAVERHQAAAGAIVVLDAGSGEVLALANLPDYDPNERRGLTGAQLRNRALTDIYEPGSVIKPFTIALALEKGLATPDTLVETAPGRLSIGRATIRDASRHGTLTVAEVLQKSSNVGTVKLALQMPAQDMWAMLTQVGFGQPPQLGFPGTAAGSLRPHRSWKPIEQATISYGHGMATSLMQMAQSYLVFARDGDMIPLSLLKVDEAPVSRPVISRESAGAVRAMMERATWPGGTAPRARVPGYRVAGKTSTAHKPVAGRYTNRYIAGFVGFAPVSRPRIIVAVMIDEPTEGGYFGGRVAAPVFASVVQDALRTLDVAPDAPVADILPPPSEAADVDALAPPAVEKQSTM, encoded by the coding sequence ATGGCCGATCCGGCGCGCGTCGCTACCGGCCGCGGCCACGCCTTCAGCACCAATCCGGTGCTGGAGAGCCGCCTGCCGGCCTGGCGTTCGCGCCTGCTGCTGGCGGTGCTGTTCGCCGCCTTCGCGACCCTGGCCGGACGCGCGGTCTGGCTGCAGTTGTGGTCGGACGACTTCCTGCAGAAGCAGGGCGCGGCCCGCTATGCACGCACGCTGGAACTGCCGGCCACGCGCGGACGCATCCTCGACCGCAACGGCGAGGTGCTGGCGCTGTCGCTGCCGGCGCGCGCCGTCTGGGCGATTCCCGCCGAGGCGCGCGGCGCCCCGCCTGCGCAACTGGACGAACTGGCGCGCCAGCTCGGCCTGAGCCGCGCGGAAATCGACGCCAAGCTGGACTCGCGGCGCGGCTTCGTCTACCTGAAGCGCCAGGTCGACATGGCCACGGCCGGGCGGGTCGAGGCGCTCGGCATCGCCGGCATCCACAGCCGCAAGGAAAGCAAGCGCCATTACCCGCACGGCTCCCTGACCGCGCACGTGGTGGGCTTCAACGACGTCGAGGATCGCGGGCAGGAAGGCATCGAGCTGGCGCACCAGGCCAGCCTGGGCGGCACGGTCGGCAGCCGGCGCGTGATCCGCGACCGCCTCGGGCGCATCGCGGAAGACGCGGGCGGACGCCTGCCGGCGCGCGACGGCCGCGACCTGGCGCTGTCGATCGACGGCCGGATCCAGCATGCGGCGCGCAGCCACCTGAAGGCCGCGGTCGAGCGCCACCAGGCCGCCGCCGGCGCCATCGTGGTGCTCGACGCGGGCAGCGGCGAGGTGCTGGCGCTGGCCAACCTGCCGGACTACGATCCGAACGAACGCCGCGGCCTGACCGGGGCGCAGCTGCGCAACCGCGCCCTCACCGACATCTACGAACCGGGCTCGGTGATCAAGCCCTTCACTATCGCGCTGGCGCTGGAAAAGGGCCTGGCCACGCCCGATACCCTGGTGGAGACGGCCCCCGGGCGCCTCAGCATCGGCCGCGCGACGATCCGCGACGCCAGCCGGCACGGCACCCTGACGGTGGCCGAGGTGCTGCAGAAGTCTTCCAACGTCGGCACCGTCAAGCTGGCGCTGCAGATGCCGGCCCAGGACATGTGGGCCATGCTGACCCAGGTGGGCTTCGGCCAGCCGCCGCAGCTGGGCTTTCCCGGCACCGCCGCCGGCAGCCTGCGCCCGCACCGTTCCTGGAAGCCGATCGAGCAGGCCACCATCAGCTATGGACACGGCATGGCGACTTCGCTCATGCAGATGGCGCAGTCCTACCTGGTGTTCGCGCGCGACGGCGACATGATTCCGCTCAGCCTCCTGAAAGTGGACGAGGCGCCGGTGTCGCGCCCGGTCATCTCCCGCGAAAGCGCCGGCGCGGTGCGCGCCATGATGGAGCGCGCCACCTGGCCGGGCGGGACCGCGCCGCGCGCGCGCGTGCCCGGCTACCGGGTGGCGGGCAAGACCAGCACCGCCCACAAGCCGGTGGCGGGACGCTACACCAACCGCTACATCGCCGGCTTCGTCGGCTTCGCGCCGGTGTCGCGCCCGCGCATCATCGTCGCCGTGATGATCGACGAGCCGACCGAAGGCGGCTACTTCGGCGGACGGGTGGCGGCGCCGGTGTTCGCCAGCGTGGTCCAGGACGCGCTGCGCACGCTCGACGTCGCTCCGGATGCGCCCGTGGCGGACATCCTGCCGCCGCCAAGCGAGGCCGCCGACGTGGACGCGCTTGCACCCCCAGCCGTCGAGAAGCAATCAACAATGTGA
- a CDS encoding DUF1971 domain-containing protein — protein sequence MKDLPAGLEHYKSTPVFDQDSVPAGLRRAHSTAAGVWGRIVVHAGSLRYVIEAPDTEQHLLAPGKPGIVEPGVPHHVATEGPVRFCVEFYR from the coding sequence ATGAAAGACCTGCCCGCCGGGCTGGAACACTACAAGAGCACGCCCGTGTTCGACCAGGACAGCGTGCCGGCCGGACTGCGGCGTGCGCACAGCACGGCTGCCGGGGTCTGGGGCCGCATCGTCGTTCACGCGGGCAGCCTGCGCTACGTGATCGAGGCGCCCGACACGGAACAGCACCTGCTGGCGCCGGGGAAGCCCGGCATCGTCGAGCCAGGCGTGCCGCACCACGTCGCGACCGAGGGACCGGTGCGGTTCTGCGTCGAGTTCTACCGCTAG
- a CDS encoding FUSC family protein, with protein MPDARRQRVRAFLSEELRQLTTIQASDRAWQMPLAAALSSGLPLVAAAALGRIGDGLVASLGGLVFLYLPATSLARRMVALLACAFAMLACYTLGMVSGLWPPAIVPALVAITVLVMTTSRIYALGPPGGLFFVMAAAIGAYSPLTAADLPRMAGLIGFGSLLACAVGFFYSIFMLRRHAPAPQPPLPAFAFDYMVLDAVVIGAAVGVSLLAAHALALDKPYWVPVSCLAVIQGASLRAVWNRQLQRVLGTGAGVALAWGLLSLPLSGWSVSLMVTLLTFLIEMLVVRHYALAAVLITPLTILLADAATLGHAAPAALVQARFFDTLLGCAIGLAGGWCLHNPRLRAGAGAWLRRLAPQRTR; from the coding sequence ATGCCCGACGCACGCCGGCAGCGGGTGCGGGCCTTCCTGTCCGAAGAGCTGCGCCAGCTGACCACCATCCAGGCCAGCGACCGCGCCTGGCAGATGCCCCTGGCCGCGGCGCTGTCCTCCGGGCTGCCGCTGGTGGCCGCGGCTGCGCTCGGCCGCATCGGCGACGGCCTGGTGGCCTCGCTGGGCGGCCTGGTGTTCCTGTACCTGCCTGCCACCTCGCTGGCGCGGCGCATGGTGGCGCTGCTGGCCTGCGCCTTCGCCATGCTGGCCTGCTATACGCTCGGGATGGTGAGCGGACTGTGGCCGCCCGCGATCGTGCCAGCCCTGGTCGCGATCACGGTGCTGGTAATGACGACATCGCGCATCTACGCGCTCGGGCCGCCGGGCGGCCTGTTCTTCGTGATGGCCGCCGCGATCGGCGCCTATAGCCCGCTCACGGCGGCCGACCTGCCGCGCATGGCCGGCCTGATCGGCTTCGGCAGCCTGCTGGCCTGCGCGGTCGGCTTTTTCTACAGCATCTTCATGCTGCGGCGCCATGCGCCGGCGCCGCAGCCGCCGCTGCCGGCCTTCGCCTTCGACTACATGGTGCTGGACGCGGTCGTGATCGGCGCCGCGGTCGGCGTCTCGCTGCTGGCGGCGCACGCCCTGGCGCTCGACAAGCCCTACTGGGTGCCGGTCAGCTGCCTGGCGGTGATCCAGGGCGCCTCGCTGCGCGCGGTCTGGAACCGCCAGCTGCAGCGCGTGCTCGGCACCGGCGCCGGCGTGGCCCTGGCCTGGGGCCTGCTGTCGCTGCCGCTGTCCGGCTGGTCGGTGTCCCTGATGGTGACGCTGCTGACCTTCCTGATCGAGATGCTGGTGGTGCGCCACTACGCGCTGGCCGCGGTGCTCATCACGCCGCTGACGATCCTGCTGGCCGATGCCGCGACGCTGGGCCATGCGGCGCCGGCCGCGCTGGTGCAGGCGCGCTTCTTCGACACCCTGCTCGGCTGCGCGATCGGCCTGGCCGGTGGCTGGTGCCTGCACAACCCGCGCTTGCGCGCTGGCGCCGGCGCCTGGCTGCGCCGCCTGGCGCCGCAGCGGACGCGCTAG
- a CDS encoding dioxygenase family protein produces the protein MTRLPALFISHGSPMLALQDSPARRFLEKLGATLPRPRAVLAVSAHWETVGVPAVSLARQPATIHDFGGFPRALFEIQYPAPGAPELAERAWALLAQAGIEAGRSPARGLDHGAWVPLRLMYPEADVPVTQLSILRDGDPAAHLRIGQALGALRDEGVLVLASGSLTHNLHEYRGQAVEAPAPAWVEDFARWMQASLENGEQAELLDYRSRAPHAVRNHPTDEHLLPLFVAMGAAGPQARATRLHASVEHGVLAMDAYAFE, from the coding sequence ATGACCCGCCTTCCCGCACTGTTCATTTCCCACGGTTCGCCCATGCTGGCGCTGCAGGACAGCCCGGCCCGCCGTTTCCTCGAGAAGCTGGGCGCGACGCTGCCGCGGCCGCGCGCGGTGCTGGCCGTGTCGGCGCACTGGGAGACCGTTGGCGTCCCGGCCGTGAGCCTGGCCCGGCAGCCCGCCACCATCCACGACTTCGGCGGCTTTCCGCGCGCCCTGTTCGAGATCCAGTATCCGGCGCCGGGCGCGCCGGAGTTGGCCGAACGCGCTTGGGCGCTGCTCGCACAAGCCGGCATCGAGGCCGGGCGCAGCCCGGCGCGCGGGCTCGACCACGGCGCCTGGGTGCCGCTGCGCCTGATGTATCCCGAGGCCGACGTGCCGGTCACCCAGCTTTCGATCCTGCGCGACGGCGATCCCGCCGCCCACCTGCGCATCGGCCAGGCCCTGGGCGCGCTGCGTGACGAAGGCGTGCTGGTGCTGGCCTCGGGTTCGCTGACCCATAACCTGCACGAGTACCGGGGCCAGGCGGTCGAGGCGCCGGCGCCCGCGTGGGTGGAAGACTTCGCCCGCTGGATGCAGGCCTCGCTCGAGAACGGCGAGCAGGCCGAGCTGCTCGACTACCGCTCGCGCGCCCCGCACGCGGTGCGCAACCACCCGACCGACGAGCACCTGCTGCCCCTGTTCGTCGCCATGGGCGCCGCAGGCCCGCAGGCGCGCGCCACGCGCCTGCACGCCAGCGTCGAACACGGCGTGCTGGCGATGGACGCCTACGCCTTCGAATGA
- a CDS encoding TetR/AcrR family transcriptional regulator — protein MRTKSAAKRQAILDAAAAIFQEQGFERTSMEDIRKRADFSKATLYSYFPSKEELFMEIVIDATDAQFQATLDALGPGGEDIGQALISFGTRFLTLLYLTPVAAVRRLVVSEAGRSELGRKCFEIGPVRSMAVVADYLEAAMAQGKLKRADPRLAALQLKGLLEAEWIAPFMFQTLDAPPTEALAASVERAVAVFMAAYGPVRAAGKKNKP, from the coding sequence ATGCGGACCAAAAGCGCGGCAAAACGGCAGGCGATCCTGGATGCGGCGGCGGCCATCTTCCAGGAACAGGGTTTCGAGCGCACATCCATGGAAGACATCCGCAAGCGCGCCGATTTTTCCAAGGCCACCCTGTACAGCTACTTCCCCTCGAAGGAAGAGCTGTTCATGGAGATCGTCATCGACGCCACCGATGCCCAGTTCCAGGCGACCCTCGACGCGCTCGGCCCGGGCGGCGAGGACATCGGGCAGGCCTTGATCAGCTTCGGCACGCGCTTCCTCACCCTGCTCTACCTGACGCCGGTGGCGGCGGTACGGCGGCTGGTGGTGTCCGAGGCCGGGCGCTCGGAGCTGGGCAGGAAGTGCTTCGAGATCGGACCGGTGCGCAGCATGGCGGTGGTGGCCGACTACCTCGAGGCCGCCATGGCGCAGGGCAAACTCAAGCGGGCCGACCCGCGCCTCGCGGCGCTGCAGCTCAAAGGCCTGCTCGAGGCCGAGTGGATCGCCCCCTTCATGTTCCAGACCCTGGACGCGCCCCCGACCGAGGCGCTGGCCGCGTCGGTGGAACGCGCGGTGGCGGTGTTCATGGCCGCCTACGGACCGGTGCGCGCCGCCGGGAAGAAGAACAAGCCTTAG
- a CDS encoding trimeric intracellular cation channel family protein — MSLLHTIYLVAIAAEAASGALMGMRRRMDLFGLCVVGTVTALGGGTIRDLLIGHYPLGWVAHPEYLAYTVGAAIAAALLARRMHRLRTAFLWLDALGLVAFTVIGCDVAASTGAHWVVVILMGMATGVFGGLLRDVLCNQVPLVLQRDLYATVSFATGVLYLGLLELGVAAGIATTSAIASGFALRLLALHFGLALPVLEADTSSFDEAREQR; from the coding sequence ATGAGCCTGCTCCACACGATCTACCTGGTCGCCATCGCGGCCGAAGCCGCATCGGGCGCCCTGATGGGCATGCGCCGCCGCATGGACCTGTTCGGCCTGTGCGTGGTGGGCACCGTGACCGCGCTGGGCGGAGGCACCATCCGCGACCTGCTCATCGGCCACTATCCGCTCGGCTGGGTCGCCCATCCCGAATACCTGGCCTACACCGTCGGCGCCGCGATCGCCGCGGCCCTGCTGGCGCGCCGCATGCACCGCCTCAGGACCGCCTTCCTGTGGCTGGACGCGCTCGGGCTGGTGGCGTTCACCGTGATCGGCTGCGACGTCGCTGCTTCCACCGGCGCCCATTGGGTGGTGGTGATCCTGATGGGCATGGCCACCGGCGTGTTCGGCGGCCTGCTGCGTGACGTCCTGTGCAACCAGGTGCCGCTGGTGCTGCAGCGCGATCTGTACGCCACCGTGTCGTTCGCCACCGGCGTGCTCTACCTCGGCTTGCTGGAACTGGGCGTGGCCGCCGGCATCGCCACCACCTCGGCGATCGCGTCGGGCTTCGCCCTGCGCCTGCTGGCGCTGCATTTCGGCCTGGCCCTGCCGGTGCTGGAAGCCGATACCAGCAGCTTCGACGAAGCGCGGGAGCAGCGCTAG
- a CDS encoding LysR family transcriptional regulator, with protein sequence MNIKQLEHLIAVAEARSFSRAAERLFITQPALSRSIRALEEDLGAPLFDRIGKRIELTPLGNHVLERAGRLVRDSGELARSADIFRQGGGGALRIGMGSGPAAMLMAPLLCHMAERHPGVRLGITRGALALQLVQLRAGQLDALVADARSIAPAQDLLVGPLGELRTCFACRPGHPLLEHDTLTFEQLLAYPVASTPLSDEVARLLVAAYGPAALPERMVTLQCEDVASLVDAVGRSQALFLGLAAAARAGGLAELPLRPRLDARARFACVTLAGRTEAPLLPAFRAFAAGLLRD encoded by the coding sequence TTGAACATCAAACAGCTGGAGCACCTCATCGCGGTCGCCGAGGCGCGCTCCTTCAGCCGCGCCGCGGAGCGCCTGTTCATCACCCAGCCGGCCCTGAGCCGCAGCATCCGGGCGCTCGAGGAAGACCTGGGCGCGCCGCTGTTCGACCGGATCGGCAAGCGCATCGAGCTCACGCCGCTGGGCAACCACGTGCTCGAGCGCGCCGGCCGCCTGGTGCGCGACTCGGGCGAGCTGGCGCGCAGCGCCGACATCTTCCGCCAGGGCGGGGGCGGCGCGCTGCGCATCGGGATGGGTTCGGGGCCGGCCGCCATGCTGATGGCGCCGCTGCTGTGCCACATGGCCGAACGGCACCCGGGGGTCCGGCTCGGCATCACGCGCGGGGCCCTGGCGCTGCAGCTGGTGCAGCTGCGTGCCGGCCAGCTCGACGCCCTGGTGGCGGACGCGCGCAGCATCGCGCCGGCGCAAGACCTGCTGGTCGGCCCGCTCGGGGAGCTGCGCACCTGCTTCGCCTGCCGCCCGGGCCACCCGCTGCTGGAGCACGACACGCTCACGTTCGAGCAGCTGCTGGCCTATCCGGTCGCCTCGACTCCCCTGTCCGACGAAGTGGCGCGCCTCCTGGTGGCCGCCTACGGACCGGCGGCCCTGCCGGAACGGATGGTAACCCTGCAGTGCGAGGACGTGGCCAGCCTGGTGGATGCGGTCGGCCGCTCGCAGGCCCTGTTCCTGGGGCTGGCGGCGGCGGCGCGCGCCGGCGGCCTGGCCGAACTGCCGCTGCGCCCGCGCCTCGATGCGCGGGCGCGCTTCGCCTGCGTGACCCTGGCGGGGCGCACCGAAGCGCCCTTGCTGCCGGCCTTCCGGGCCTTCGCGGCGGGCCTGTTGCGGGACTGA